The window gtttaaaaaaaaataatgatggcaAAATTGAACTGGGTGATGTGACCATAAGTTTTCTAGCTAGAAGGGGACTTCGAGATGTTCTTTGTTTACTATTTACTTtggtccctctccctctccccaagaggGCTGAGTCTGACCCTCTCCTGCCATTGTCCCAGCCAGAAGAAGGCTGGCTGTGAAGATGGAGGGTTCAAAGAGAGAAGGGTAGAGTTGGTGAAGATAGTGGTTCTCTTGGTGTTAATCCTACAGGAACTGGAAGCGCTTCAGGAAAACCTTCCGAGTTACCTTCGGGACCTGCGCAGTGAAAATTCCAATGTACTTATATGGAACGCAGTGCTCCTCCCGGTGAGTCCAGATGTGGCACTTCCCAGATGTGTAATCTTGACCAGGTTACTCTAGGtccctaaacctcagtttcctgtgGAGATATTTATCCTTATTCAATCACCCGGCAGGcttgtgaggaaagtgtttgGTAAAATGTAAAGTGGGGGGTACTAACATTATTCTTATTCCCACAAACCCCACAATCACTTCCAATTCAAATGGGTCCAGTGGAAAGATTTAGATCAGGATAACCAGAGATGGATCTGGACGTGGTGGgagtctttcccaggtctcagtttgtctaagATTGGATAATCCAGAGGTAGAAGAGGGTGGCTGGTGCTGTGGATTTGGGTTGCAATTGCTCCCTGTCTTTCCAACTTGGTGTAGTGGAAAGATCATTGAATTGGGAAGCTGGGTTTCAATCCTGTGGCTGCTGCTAACCACCTGCAGAACTTTGGACCAGTCACTCTGTATACCTTGACCATCTACAATGAGGAGATTAGgatagatgacttttaaggtcttATTCTCTAGTCCTAAACAGACTCAGTTGCATGGTATAAACTATGGAGAGACatgacctctctcttcttttttttctcccaggacCGAGAACCCTACAACCTTAGAGCTTTCAAGTTCAGAATCACCTTTCCCCGGGACTATCCCTTAAGCCCTCCCCATCTGAAATTCATAACCAAGATGTATCACCCCAATGTGACTGAGGATGGAGAGGTGTGCCTGCCCAGAATCAATGGGAAGTGGATGATCTCTACTAAAGTCTATGAAGGTGGGCTCCAGAGCTTAGACCATCCGCCAAGGACTGGGCTTTCTTTGGGAAGTGACACAGGGGGAAGGACAGACTCATTTGATAAGACTCGTGTTAGATTTTGTTAGAATTCGTAGAATTTGAGAGGACAAGGATCAAATTAGGTACCTAATAATATAACAATAGGAAGGCACATTTAGGTCAAAAAAGGATCATGAGGTCCTCAACTGGGTTGAACTGAATGGTCCGGAACAATTCCTGGTTGATTCTGggttagttttgc of the Sarcophilus harrisii chromosome 6, mSarHar1.11, whole genome shotgun sequence genome contains:
- the UBE2L6 gene encoding ubiquitin/ISG15-conjugating enzyme E2 L6, which translates into the protein MTASKRAAKELEALQENLPSYLRDLRSENSNVLIWNAVLLPDREPYNLRAFKFRITFPRDYPLSPPHLKFITKMYHPNVTEDGEVCLPRINGKWMISTKVYEVLEDLKLLVNTPNPDLPLRVKLADLYIQNPEQFMKNAKKFTLQFGEDRTTGQ